A region of Candidatus Obscuribacterales bacterium DNA encodes the following proteins:
- the coaE gene encoding dephospho-CoA kinase (Dephospho-CoA kinase (CoaE) performs the final step in coenzyme A biosynthesis.): MSKLLGITGTIGSGKSTIGAILQSKGITVVDTDAIVHDLLANSESVREKVVARFGTVDRVELGKLVFSDKKAKADLEAILHPDAIIACRKIADESTAPLVAYLVPLLFEANLEGEYDQIWSVHVDAQKLRERLKLRNGFTDAEIDARLANQLSQEAKASKAHHLIDNSGSVEETRAQVEKLLGELI, from the coding sequence GTGTCAAAACTGCTGGGGATTACGGGCACTATTGGCTCCGGTAAATCCACGATCGGCGCAATTCTTCAAAGCAAGGGAATTACTGTTGTCGATACGGATGCGATCGTTCATGATCTTTTGGCGAATTCAGAGAGCGTGAGAGAGAAAGTTGTTGCGCGGTTCGGGACGGTTGATCGCGTTGAATTAGGCAAACTCGTCTTTAGTGACAAGAAAGCGAAAGCGGATCTTGAGGCGATATTGCATCCGGATGCGATAATTGCTTGTCGCAAGATTGCTGATGAATCCACTGCGCCGCTTGTGGCGTATCTCGTGCCACTTTTATTCGAAGCAAATCTCGAAGGTGAGTACGACCAAATTTGGTCTGTGCATGTCGATGCGCAGAAGTTGCGTGAGCGATTGAAGCTGCGGAACGGTTTTACCGACGCGGAAATAGACGCGCGGCTGGCTAATCAACTTTCACAAGAAGCTAAAGCGAGTAAAGCACATCACCTGATCGATAACTCGGGCTCGGTCGAAGAGACGCGAGCGCAGGTTGAGAAGTTGTTGGGGGAACTAATTTAG